In Kryptolebias marmoratus isolate JLee-2015 linkage group LG11, ASM164957v2, whole genome shotgun sequence, the following proteins share a genomic window:
- the tspan18b gene encoding tetraspanin-18b: MGQGEASARGTTMEGDCLSCIKYLMFVFNFLIFLGGSFLLGVGVWVLVDPTGFREIVAANPLLFTGVYIILGMGGMLFLLGFLGCCGAIRENKCLLLFFFMLILLIFLAELAAAILAFIFREHLTREYFTKELKRRYQGYNNSDVFTTTWNAIMTTFDCCGVNSPEDFKDSLFRLINQNHVVPEACCQRASQSGELVYTSQEHCLSGNMMFRNNKGCYSAVVDYFELYIYVAGALAIVVLTIELFAMVFAMCLFRGIQ; encoded by the exons gggCAGGGAGAGGCTTCAGCTCGAGGGACAACCATGGAGGGGGACTGCCTCAGCTGCATCAAGTACCTCATGTTTGTCTTCaattttctcatcttt CTGGGGGGCTCCTTCCTCCTGGGAGTGGGGGTATGGGTGCTGGTGGACCCCACAGGGTTCAGGGAAATCGTAGCAGCCAACCCGTTACTTTTCACTGGCGTGTACATCATCCTGGGAATGGGAGGGATGCTCTTCCTTCTGGGCTTCCTGGGCTGCTGTGGAGCCATCCGCGAAAACAAGTGTCTGCTCCTCTTT TTCTTCATGctcatcctcctcatcttctTAGCGGAGCTGGCTGCTGCCATCCTGGCCTTCATATTCAGGGAGCAT CTGACCAGAGAGTACTTCACCAAGGAGCTGAAGAGGCGTTATCAGGGCTACAACAACAGCGATGTCTTCACCACCACATGGAATGCCATCATGACTACA TTTGACTGCTGTGGAGTGAACAGCCCAGAGGATTTTAAGGACAGCCTGTTCAGGCTCATCAACCAGAATCATGTGGTGCCAGAAGCCTGCTGCCAGCGTGCCAGTCAGAGCGGGGAGCTGGTCTATACCAGCCAGGAGCACTGCTTATCAGGCAATATGATGTTCCGAAATAACAAG GGCTGTTACTCTGCAGTCGTCGACTACTTTGAGCTGTACATCTACGTAGCTGGAGCCCTGGCTATTGTGGTGCTAACAATCGAG CTTTTTGCTATGGTCTTTGCGATGTGTCTCTTCAGGGGAATCCAGTAG